A stretch of Labrus mixtus chromosome 7, fLabMix1.1, whole genome shotgun sequence DNA encodes these proteins:
- the snrpe gene encoding small nuclear ribonucleoprotein E, translated as MAYRGQGQKVQKVMVQPINLIFRYLQNRSRIQVWLYEQVNMRIEGCIIGFDEYMNLVLDDAEEVHMKTKNRKPLGRVMLKGDNITLLQSVSN; from the exons ATGGCGTACAGAGGACAAGGACAGAAGGTGCAGAAGGTTATGGTGCAGCCCATT AACCTAATTTTCAGGTATCTGCAGAAC CGCTCTCGGATCCAGGTGTGGCTGTATGAACAGGTGAACATGCGGATAGAGGGCTGCATCATT GGTTTCGATGAGTACATGAACCTGGTCCTGGATGATGCTGAGGAAGTCCACATGAAGACTAAGAACAGAAAGCCTCTGG GGAGGGTCATGTTGAAAGGAGACAACATTACCTTGCTGCAGAGTGTGTCTAACTAG